A part of Ammospiza caudacuta isolate bAmmCau1 chromosome 7, bAmmCau1.pri, whole genome shotgun sequence genomic DNA contains:
- the C7H1orf52 gene encoding UPF0690 protein C1orf52 homolog produces MAAEGEDPLGYFAAYGSSSSDSEPEEPQPDERPAGAAAASGGTPGRPRLPPPDELFRRVSQPPAFLYNPLNKEIDWESRVLRAPEEPPREFKVWRSNAVPPPETYSPPEKPPPPAPTLDMAIKWSNIYEDNGDDAPRQAGKAKFLPDEEQEPLESDGEKDEEPASAKKRKVESGEQAKKKKKKV; encoded by the exons ATGGCGGCGGAGGGGGAGGACCCGCTGGGCTATTTCGCGGCCTACGGCAGCTCCAGCTCCGACTCGGAGCCCGAAGAGCCGCAGCCCGACGAGCGCCCGGCGGGAGCCGCCGCGGCCTCGGGGGGCAccccggggcggccgcggctGCCGCCGCCCGACGAGCTCTTCCGTCGCGTGTCGCAGCCGCCCGCCTTCCTCTACAACCCGCTCAACAAGGAGATCGACTGGGAGAGCCGCGTGCTGCGGGCGCCCGAGGAG ccccccaGGGAGTTCAAGGTGTGGAGGAGCAACGCCGTGCCCCCGCCTGAGACCTACAGCCCGCCCGAgaagccgccgccgccggcccccACCCTCGACATGGCCATCAAGTGGTCCAACATCTACGAGGACAATGGCGACGACGCGCCCCGCCAGGCCGGCAAAGCCAAGTTCCTGCCGGACGAGGAGCAGGAGCCCCTGGAGTCGG atGGTGAAAAAGACGAGGAACCAGCTTCTGCTAAGAAACGTAAAGTAGAGTCTGGAGAACAggcaaagaagaagaagaagaaggtaTAA